The following coding sequences are from one Musa acuminata AAA Group cultivar baxijiao chromosome BXJ1-6, Cavendish_Baxijiao_AAA, whole genome shotgun sequence window:
- the LOC103971073 gene encoding uncharacterized protein LOC103971073 isoform X4: MELELNGSFCMQLPSQLSFMALIEGSFLLLLLIISWAGADARSLVNFDVMVDGNDKLCTLCESFVAQATQYIGENKTQTEIIEMLHQACSNVDPFEEQCVMLVDFYASLFFAEISKMHPEVFCTKFNLCEEMVSVNLPKNDDSWLSCSLCHDVVANVLVKLKDPDIQFEVIKMLLEGCNGVQHHVNECKKLVLHYGPLILENGENFLEITDVCAAIHSCKTSQVEFIGTASAEQASLIEE; this comes from the exons ATGGAGTTGGAACTTAATGGGAGTTTCTGTATGCAACTTCCTTCCCAGCTAA GTTTTATGGCTTTGATAGAGGGgtccttccttcttcttctacttATTATTAGCTGGGCAGGTGCTGATGCCAGAAGCTTGGTGAACTTTGACGTTATGG TCGATGGAAATGATAAATTGTGCACATTATGCGAGAGCTTTGTTGCACAGGCTACCCAATATATTGGTGAAAACAAGACTCAAACTGAGATAATTGAGATGCTCCATCAAGCATGTTCTAATGTGGACCCTTTTGAGGAGCAG TGTGTTATGTTGGTGGACTTTTATGCATCACTTTTCTTTGCCGAGATCTCTAAGATGCATCCAGAGGTGTTCTGCACAAAGTTCAATCTTTGCGAGGAGATGGTTTCTGTTAATCTACCAAAAAATGATGATTCCTGGCTTTCCTGCTCCCTTTGTCATGATGTGGTTGCTAACGTACTTGTTAAACTGAAAGATCCTGACATCCAG TTTGAGGTAATTAAGATGCTTCTTGAGGGATGCAATGGGGTGCAGCATCATGTCAATGAG TGCAAGAAGCTGGTCCTCCATTATGGCCCTCTGATCCTGGAAAATGGTGAAAATTTTCTGGAAATTACAGATGTTTGTGCTGCCATCCATTCATGCAAGACCAGCCAAGTCGAATTCATTGGCACTGCTTCCGCAGAACAAGCTTCCTTGATTGAAGAATAA
- the LOC103971073 gene encoding uncharacterized protein LOC103971073 isoform X6 yields the protein MELELNGSFCFMALIEGSFLLLLLIISWAGADARSLVNFDVMVDGNDKLCTLCESFVAQATQYIGENKTQTEIIEMLHQACSNVDPFEEQCVMLVDFYASLFFAEISKMHPEVFCTKFNLCEEMVSVNLPKNDDSWLSCSLCHDVVANVLVKLKDPDIQFEVIKMLLEGCNGVQHHVNECKKLVLHYGPLILENGENFLEITDVCAAIHSCKTSQVEFIGTASAEQASLIEE from the exons ATGGAGTTGGAACTTAATGGGAGTTTCT GTTTTATGGCTTTGATAGAGGGgtccttccttcttcttctacttATTATTAGCTGGGCAGGTGCTGATGCCAGAAGCTTGGTGAACTTTGACGTTATGG TCGATGGAAATGATAAATTGTGCACATTATGCGAGAGCTTTGTTGCACAGGCTACCCAATATATTGGTGAAAACAAGACTCAAACTGAGATAATTGAGATGCTCCATCAAGCATGTTCTAATGTGGACCCTTTTGAGGAGCAG TGTGTTATGTTGGTGGACTTTTATGCATCACTTTTCTTTGCCGAGATCTCTAAGATGCATCCAGAGGTGTTCTGCACAAAGTTCAATCTTTGCGAGGAGATGGTTTCTGTTAATCTACCAAAAAATGATGATTCCTGGCTTTCCTGCTCCCTTTGTCATGATGTGGTTGCTAACGTACTTGTTAAACTGAAAGATCCTGACATCCAG TTTGAGGTAATTAAGATGCTTCTTGAGGGATGCAATGGGGTGCAGCATCATGTCAATGAG TGCAAGAAGCTGGTCCTCCATTATGGCCCTCTGATCCTGGAAAATGGTGAAAATTTTCTGGAAATTACAGATGTTTGTGCTGCCATCCATTCATGCAAGACCAGCCAAGTCGAATTCATTGGCACTGCTTCCGCAGAACAAGCTTCCTTGATTGAAGAATAA
- the LOC103971073 gene encoding uncharacterized protein LOC103971073 isoform X7, with product MEEGFMALIEGSFLLLLLIISWAGADARSLVNFDVMVDGNDKLCTLCESFVAQATQYIGENKTQTEIIEMLHQACSNVDPFEEQCVMLVDFYASLFFAEISKMHPEVFCTKFNLCEEMVSVNLPKNDDSWLSCSLCHDVVANVLVKLKDPDIQFEVIKMLLEGCNGVQHHVNECKKLVLHYGPLILENGENFLEITDVCAAIHSCKTSQVEFIGTASAEQASLIEE from the exons ATGGAGGAAG GTTTTATGGCTTTGATAGAGGGgtccttccttcttcttctacttATTATTAGCTGGGCAGGTGCTGATGCCAGAAGCTTGGTGAACTTTGACGTTATGG TCGATGGAAATGATAAATTGTGCACATTATGCGAGAGCTTTGTTGCACAGGCTACCCAATATATTGGTGAAAACAAGACTCAAACTGAGATAATTGAGATGCTCCATCAAGCATGTTCTAATGTGGACCCTTTTGAGGAGCAG TGTGTTATGTTGGTGGACTTTTATGCATCACTTTTCTTTGCCGAGATCTCTAAGATGCATCCAGAGGTGTTCTGCACAAAGTTCAATCTTTGCGAGGAGATGGTTTCTGTTAATCTACCAAAAAATGATGATTCCTGGCTTTCCTGCTCCCTTTGTCATGATGTGGTTGCTAACGTACTTGTTAAACTGAAAGATCCTGACATCCAG TTTGAGGTAATTAAGATGCTTCTTGAGGGATGCAATGGGGTGCAGCATCATGTCAATGAG TGCAAGAAGCTGGTCCTCCATTATGGCCCTCTGATCCTGGAAAATGGTGAAAATTTTCTGGAAATTACAGATGTTTGTGCTGCCATCCATTCATGCAAGACCAGCCAAGTCGAATTCATTGGCACTGCTTCCGCAGAACAAGCTTCCTTGATTGAAGAATAA
- the LOC103971073 gene encoding uncharacterized protein LOC103971073 isoform X2, with protein MELELNGSFCFMALIEGSFLLLLLIISWAGADARSLVNFDVMVTEIGLETPQNQSKISNAVDGNDKLCTLCESFVAQATQYIGENKTQTEIIEMLHQACSNVDPFEEQCVMLVDFYASLFFAEISKMHPEVFCTKFNLCEEMVSVNLPKNDDSWLSCSLCHDVVANVLVKLKDPDIQFEVIKMLLEGCNGVQHHVNECKKLVLHYGPLILENGENFLEITDVCAAIHSCKTSQVEFIGTASAEQASLIEE; from the exons ATGGAGTTGGAACTTAATGGGAGTTTCT GTTTTATGGCTTTGATAGAGGGgtccttccttcttcttctacttATTATTAGCTGGGCAGGTGCTGATGCCAGAAGCTTGGTGAACTTTGACGTTATGG TTACAGAAATAGGCCTTGAGACACCTCAAAATCAAAGTAAAATATCTAATGCAGTCGATGGAAATGATAAATTGTGCACATTATGCGAGAGCTTTGTTGCACAGGCTACCCAATATATTGGTGAAAACAAGACTCAAACTGAGATAATTGAGATGCTCCATCAAGCATGTTCTAATGTGGACCCTTTTGAGGAGCAG TGTGTTATGTTGGTGGACTTTTATGCATCACTTTTCTTTGCCGAGATCTCTAAGATGCATCCAGAGGTGTTCTGCACAAAGTTCAATCTTTGCGAGGAGATGGTTTCTGTTAATCTACCAAAAAATGATGATTCCTGGCTTTCCTGCTCCCTTTGTCATGATGTGGTTGCTAACGTACTTGTTAAACTGAAAGATCCTGACATCCAG TTTGAGGTAATTAAGATGCTTCTTGAGGGATGCAATGGGGTGCAGCATCATGTCAATGAG TGCAAGAAGCTGGTCCTCCATTATGGCCCTCTGATCCTGGAAAATGGTGAAAATTTTCTGGAAATTACAGATGTTTGTGCTGCCATCCATTCATGCAAGACCAGCCAAGTCGAATTCATTGGCACTGCTTCCGCAGAACAAGCTTCCTTGATTGAAGAATAA
- the LOC103971073 gene encoding uncharacterized protein LOC103971073 isoform X1: MELELNGSFCMQLPSQLSFMALIEGSFLLLLLIISWAGADARSLVNFDVMVTEIGLETPQNQSKISNAVDGNDKLCTLCESFVAQATQYIGENKTQTEIIEMLHQACSNVDPFEEQCVMLVDFYASLFFAEISKMHPEVFCTKFNLCEEMVSVNLPKNDDSWLSCSLCHDVVANVLVKLKDPDIQFEVIKMLLEGCNGVQHHVNECKKLVLHYGPLILENGENFLEITDVCAAIHSCKTSQVEFIGTASAEQASLIEE; the protein is encoded by the exons ATGGAGTTGGAACTTAATGGGAGTTTCTGTATGCAACTTCCTTCCCAGCTAA GTTTTATGGCTTTGATAGAGGGgtccttccttcttcttctacttATTATTAGCTGGGCAGGTGCTGATGCCAGAAGCTTGGTGAACTTTGACGTTATGG TTACAGAAATAGGCCTTGAGACACCTCAAAATCAAAGTAAAATATCTAATGCAGTCGATGGAAATGATAAATTGTGCACATTATGCGAGAGCTTTGTTGCACAGGCTACCCAATATATTGGTGAAAACAAGACTCAAACTGAGATAATTGAGATGCTCCATCAAGCATGTTCTAATGTGGACCCTTTTGAGGAGCAG TGTGTTATGTTGGTGGACTTTTATGCATCACTTTTCTTTGCCGAGATCTCTAAGATGCATCCAGAGGTGTTCTGCACAAAGTTCAATCTTTGCGAGGAGATGGTTTCTGTTAATCTACCAAAAAATGATGATTCCTGGCTTTCCTGCTCCCTTTGTCATGATGTGGTTGCTAACGTACTTGTTAAACTGAAAGATCCTGACATCCAG TTTGAGGTAATTAAGATGCTTCTTGAGGGATGCAATGGGGTGCAGCATCATGTCAATGAG TGCAAGAAGCTGGTCCTCCATTATGGCCCTCTGATCCTGGAAAATGGTGAAAATTTTCTGGAAATTACAGATGTTTGTGCTGCCATCCATTCATGCAAGACCAGCCAAGTCGAATTCATTGGCACTGCTTCCGCAGAACAAGCTTCCTTGATTGAAGAATAA
- the LOC103971073 gene encoding uncharacterized protein LOC103971073 isoform X3 yields MEEGFMALIEGSFLLLLLIISWAGADARSLVNFDVMVTEIGLETPQNQSKISNAVDGNDKLCTLCESFVAQATQYIGENKTQTEIIEMLHQACSNVDPFEEQCVMLVDFYASLFFAEISKMHPEVFCTKFNLCEEMVSVNLPKNDDSWLSCSLCHDVVANVLVKLKDPDIQFEVIKMLLEGCNGVQHHVNECKKLVLHYGPLILENGENFLEITDVCAAIHSCKTSQVEFIGTASAEQASLIEE; encoded by the exons ATGGAGGAAG GTTTTATGGCTTTGATAGAGGGgtccttccttcttcttctacttATTATTAGCTGGGCAGGTGCTGATGCCAGAAGCTTGGTGAACTTTGACGTTATGG TTACAGAAATAGGCCTTGAGACACCTCAAAATCAAAGTAAAATATCTAATGCAGTCGATGGAAATGATAAATTGTGCACATTATGCGAGAGCTTTGTTGCACAGGCTACCCAATATATTGGTGAAAACAAGACTCAAACTGAGATAATTGAGATGCTCCATCAAGCATGTTCTAATGTGGACCCTTTTGAGGAGCAG TGTGTTATGTTGGTGGACTTTTATGCATCACTTTTCTTTGCCGAGATCTCTAAGATGCATCCAGAGGTGTTCTGCACAAAGTTCAATCTTTGCGAGGAGATGGTTTCTGTTAATCTACCAAAAAATGATGATTCCTGGCTTTCCTGCTCCCTTTGTCATGATGTGGTTGCTAACGTACTTGTTAAACTGAAAGATCCTGACATCCAG TTTGAGGTAATTAAGATGCTTCTTGAGGGATGCAATGGGGTGCAGCATCATGTCAATGAG TGCAAGAAGCTGGTCCTCCATTATGGCCCTCTGATCCTGGAAAATGGTGAAAATTTTCTGGAAATTACAGATGTTTGTGCTGCCATCCATTCATGCAAGACCAGCCAAGTCGAATTCATTGGCACTGCTTCCGCAGAACAAGCTTCCTTGATTGAAGAATAA
- the LOC103971073 gene encoding uncharacterized protein LOC103971073 isoform X5 → MALIEGSFLLLLLIISWAGADARSLVNFDVMVTEIGLETPQNQSKISNAVDGNDKLCTLCESFVAQATQYIGENKTQTEIIEMLHQACSNVDPFEEQCVMLVDFYASLFFAEISKMHPEVFCTKFNLCEEMVSVNLPKNDDSWLSCSLCHDVVANVLVKLKDPDIQFEVIKMLLEGCNGVQHHVNECKKLVLHYGPLILENGENFLEITDVCAAIHSCKTSQVEFIGTASAEQASLIEE, encoded by the exons ATGGCTTTGATAGAGGGgtccttccttcttcttctacttATTATTAGCTGGGCAGGTGCTGATGCCAGAAGCTTGGTGAACTTTGACGTTATGG TTACAGAAATAGGCCTTGAGACACCTCAAAATCAAAGTAAAATATCTAATGCAGTCGATGGAAATGATAAATTGTGCACATTATGCGAGAGCTTTGTTGCACAGGCTACCCAATATATTGGTGAAAACAAGACTCAAACTGAGATAATTGAGATGCTCCATCAAGCATGTTCTAATGTGGACCCTTTTGAGGAGCAG TGTGTTATGTTGGTGGACTTTTATGCATCACTTTTCTTTGCCGAGATCTCTAAGATGCATCCAGAGGTGTTCTGCACAAAGTTCAATCTTTGCGAGGAGATGGTTTCTGTTAATCTACCAAAAAATGATGATTCCTGGCTTTCCTGCTCCCTTTGTCATGATGTGGTTGCTAACGTACTTGTTAAACTGAAAGATCCTGACATCCAG TTTGAGGTAATTAAGATGCTTCTTGAGGGATGCAATGGGGTGCAGCATCATGTCAATGAG TGCAAGAAGCTGGTCCTCCATTATGGCCCTCTGATCCTGGAAAATGGTGAAAATTTTCTGGAAATTACAGATGTTTGTGCTGCCATCCATTCATGCAAGACCAGCCAAGTCGAATTCATTGGCACTGCTTCCGCAGAACAAGCTTCCTTGATTGAAGAATAA
- the LOC103971073 gene encoding uncharacterized protein LOC103971073 isoform X8 — MALIEGSFLLLLLIISWAGADARSLVNFDVMVDGNDKLCTLCESFVAQATQYIGENKTQTEIIEMLHQACSNVDPFEEQCVMLVDFYASLFFAEISKMHPEVFCTKFNLCEEMVSVNLPKNDDSWLSCSLCHDVVANVLVKLKDPDIQFEVIKMLLEGCNGVQHHVNECKKLVLHYGPLILENGENFLEITDVCAAIHSCKTSQVEFIGTASAEQASLIEE, encoded by the exons ATGGCTTTGATAGAGGGgtccttccttcttcttctacttATTATTAGCTGGGCAGGTGCTGATGCCAGAAGCTTGGTGAACTTTGACGTTATGG TCGATGGAAATGATAAATTGTGCACATTATGCGAGAGCTTTGTTGCACAGGCTACCCAATATATTGGTGAAAACAAGACTCAAACTGAGATAATTGAGATGCTCCATCAAGCATGTTCTAATGTGGACCCTTTTGAGGAGCAG TGTGTTATGTTGGTGGACTTTTATGCATCACTTTTCTTTGCCGAGATCTCTAAGATGCATCCAGAGGTGTTCTGCACAAAGTTCAATCTTTGCGAGGAGATGGTTTCTGTTAATCTACCAAAAAATGATGATTCCTGGCTTTCCTGCTCCCTTTGTCATGATGTGGTTGCTAACGTACTTGTTAAACTGAAAGATCCTGACATCCAG TTTGAGGTAATTAAGATGCTTCTTGAGGGATGCAATGGGGTGCAGCATCATGTCAATGAG TGCAAGAAGCTGGTCCTCCATTATGGCCCTCTGATCCTGGAAAATGGTGAAAATTTTCTGGAAATTACAGATGTTTGTGCTGCCATCCATTCATGCAAGACCAGCCAAGTCGAATTCATTGGCACTGCTTCCGCAGAACAAGCTTCCTTGATTGAAGAATAA
- the LOC103971145 gene encoding protein NUCLEAR FUSION DEFECTIVE 4 translates to MSSSSSSSSSSLQWLTLIATIWLQTFNGANTDFPVYSSELKELKRVSQVGINFLAFASDAGKLFGWVAGVAAIYLPLWLVAVVGAALGLVGYGLQFLFLEHPHFSYSHIFLLTALAGNGICWINTACYLICIRNFSSHSRIAVGLSTSYVGLSAKVYTVLASAVFNGKSRHTVKQYLLLNAIVPVLVAAVVAPFVRVVLSQNAIRSSLGFVVMFVITFTTGISAVVGSISSTSHGVLTREYALSLGVLLASPLVVPVTMKLREVIDEVWWNKKENKVHVLAADDVEAGEGGREAVVEELQAVKEEMVEGGEEEPEEVGGLLILRKVDFWLYFFSYLFSATLGLVFLNNLGQIAESRGLLPEETSTLVSLSSSFGFFGRLLPFLFDYYSSKRNCMISRPASMAAMMAPMAAAFFMLVNPSRLCLYMSTAVIGAFTGAITSIAVSATTEMFGTKHFSVNHNIVVTNIPAGSFVFGYLAAILYQRGATGGSHSCRGTACYETTFVLWGTTCSMASILCTALYIRRRRFC, encoded by the exons atgtcttcttcttcttcttcttcttcttcttcgctgcaGTGGCTGACCTTGATTGCGACCATATGGCTCCAAACGTTCAACGGTGCAAACACCGACTTCCCGGTCTACTCCTCCGAGCTGAAGGAGCTCAAGAGGGTCTCCCAAGTGGGCATCAACTTTCTAGCTTTTGCCTCCGACGCCGGGAAGCTCTTCGGCTGGGTCGCCGGCGTCGCCGCGATCTATCTCCCCCTGTGGCTGGTCGCCGTTGTCGGCGCAGCTCTGGGGCTGGTCGGCTACGGCCTGCAGTTCCTCTTCCTCGAGCACCCGCACTTCTCCTACTCCCACATCTTCCTGCTCACCGCCCTGGCCGGGAATGGCATTTGCTGGATCAACACCGCCTGCTACCTCATCTGCATCAGAAACTTCTCCTCCCACAGCCGCATCGCCGTCGGCCTCTCCACCAGCTACGTCGGCTTGAGCGCCAAGGTCTACACCGTTCTCGCCAGCGCGGTGTTCAACGGCAAGTCTCGACACACCGTTAAGCAGTACCTCCTCCTCAACGCGATCGTCCCGGTTCTGGTCGCCGCCGTCGTCGCGCCATTCGTCCGGGTGGTTCTGAGCCAGAATGCCATCCGATCAAGCCTCGGCTTCGTGGTCATGTTCGTCATCACGTTCACGACCGGGATTTCCGCTGTGGTCGGCAGCATCAGCTCGACCTCCCACGGTGTCCTCACGAGAGAGTACGCGTTGAGCCTGGGGGTGCTCCTGGCGTCGCCATTGGTGGTGCCAGTAACCATGAAGCTGAGGGAAGTCATAGACGAGGTGTGGTGGAACAAGAAGGAGAACAAAGTTCACGTTCTTGCAGCCGATGACGTCGAAGCTGGCGAGGGAGGCAGAGAGGCAGTGGTCGAGGAGCTTCAGGCCGTGAAGGAAGAGATGGTGGAAGGTGGAGAAGAGGAGCCAGAGGAAGTGGGAGGTCTTCTAATCCTAAGGAAGGTGGACTTCTGGTTGTACTTCTTCAGCTACTTGTTCAGCGCGACGCTGGGACTCGTCTTCCTCAACAACCTCGGTCAGATTGCAGAGTCTCGTGGACTTCTACCAGAAGAGACTTCCACCTTGGTCTCCTTGTCGTCTTCCTTCGGCTTCTTCGGTCGCCTCCTGCCATTCCTCTTTGACTACTACTCCTCCAA GAGGAACTGCATGATATCGAGGCCAGCATCCATGGCGGCAATGATGGCCCCGATGGCAGCAGCCTTCTTCATGCTGGTCAACCCAAGCAGACTGTGCCTGTACATGAGCACCGCAGTGATCGGAGCATTCACAGGGGCGATCACGTCCATCGCCGTCTCCGCCACCACCGAGATGTTCGGCACCAAGCACTTCAGCGTCAACCACAACATCGTCGTCACCAACATTCCCGCGGGTTCCTTCGTCTTCGGCTACCTCGCGGCCATTCTTTACCAGAGAGGAGCGACGGGAGGCAGCCATAGCTGCAGAGGGACCGCATGCTACGAGACCACCTTCGTCCTATGGGGCACCACTTGCTCCATGGCTTCTATTCTCTGCACCGCCCTGTACATAAGAAGGCGCAGGTTTTGCTGA
- the LOC135675527 gene encoding uncharacterized protein LOC135675527: MKRDPDGSPTTKARKLKFTPKIPARKAPKPSIAEAEPSEANDDVVSKELLLKIQKTTSGAALGRRFQRSDRNVAPTEVAFGLGNSTLARSFPRVGDKGNQTQTQDMSDEPSPKVEKEYVEPWDCDHSYYPMTLPWRKPNSGNPEILNEKEFGEASASAAPDETQINPAEELGLMEKMEEAQMLFLQFPTNLPLVNRSASSVGSSSTVDKKEHGAMKGCKLEDLSAGYMGKIMVYKSGKVKMKLGDVLFDISPGVKCEFVQDIAAINTKEKHCCILGKLNKRAVLTPDIDSLLASIDNSY, from the exons ATGAAGCGGGACCCAGATGGAAGTCCAACTACTAAAGCTCGGAAG TTGAAGTTTACGCCAAAAATACCTGCTCGGAAGGCACCAAAGCCTTCCATAGCTGAAGC GGAGCCATCTGAGGCCAATGATGATGTTGTCAGCAAGGAGCTGCTTTTGAAGATTCAGAAAACAACG AGTGGTGCCGCTTTGGGAAGGAGATTCCAAAGGAGTGATAGGAATG TTGCTCCAACGGAAGTTGCATTTGGACTTGGAAATTCCACATTAGCAAGATCATTCCCAAGAGTTGGGGATAAAGGAAACCAGACTCAGACTCAAG ATATGTCTGATGAACCGAGCCCAAAAGTAGAAAAGGAATACGTTGAACCCTGG GATTGTGACCATTCATATTATCCAATGACCCTTCCTTGGAGAAAGCCCAACTCAGGAAACCCAG AAATTCTCAATGAAAAGGAATTTGGGGAAGCCTCAGCAAGTGCTGCACCAGATGAGACTCAGATTAATCCGGCAGAGGAGCTTGGATTGATG GAAAAGATGGAAGAAGCGCAGATGCTATTTCTTCAGTTCCCCACAAACCTTCCATTGGTTAATAGATCTGCTTCATCTGTGGGTTCCTCGAGTACTGTCGATAAGAAAGAGCATGGAGCTATGAAGGGCTGCAAGTTGGAAGATCTTTCTGCAGGATATATGGGGAAAATAATGGTGTACAAGAGTGGGAAAGTGAAGATGAAGCTGGGAGATGTGCTCTTTGAT ATTTCTCCTGGAGTGAAGTGCGAGTTTGTGCAAGATATTGCTGCAATTAACACCAAAGAGAAACACTGCTGCATTCTTGGGAAGCTCAACAAGCGCGCCGTCCTAACTCCAGATATAGATTCTCTTTTGGCTTCTATAGATAATTCATATTAG
- the LOC135675526 gene encoding pentatricopeptide repeat-containing protein At2g38420, mitochondrial-like, whose protein sequence is MHSSSVRYIPCGWAASPHKGKWQQRFGVLQAIQTFKKKVAEEPNDGANYLSILIDCFRSYNAEPTPYAYSFIIRYLFQRHMLSHLPPVLDHLEKAERFDVPQRIFVSVIRSFGRANRLHDAVDIFRRIPNFRCTPSVISLNALLSVLCKSKEGLVLVGDVLLKTPEMNIRLEESTFRILIKALCRNGKLNSAIEILRMMSLHECTPDAKLYSLVLCSLCKQAGSDQVVEFLEEMRNAGFLPNALEYNSVIDVLIREGKANDAYSFITLMRLEGKRPDITSYNSILDGFILANDFQKADELFDEMLLIGLFPNSATYNTYINGLCKQDNLEQSRRMITCMERAGCKPDIETFNALLAGYAKVGDMAKAKELMNEALDKGLQWNSHSYEILIDGFITKGEKEEARQLLMEMISKGFTPVSSTSNALT, encoded by the coding sequence ATGCATAGTTCTAGTGTAAGATATATACCTTGCGGGTGGGCTGCATCCCCACACAAAGGCAAATGGCAGCAAAGATTTGGTGTGCTTCAGGCAATACAGACCTTCAAGAAGAAAGTTGCTGAAGAACCAAATGATGGAGCCAATTACCTCTCCATTTTGATCGATTGCTTTCGCAGCTACAATGCTGAGCCGACCCCATACGCGTACTCATTCATCATTAGATATCTTTTCCAAAGGCATATGCTCTCCCATCTTCCTCCAGTCCTCGATCATCTTGAGAAAGCCGAGAGATTTGATGTTCCACAGAGAATCTTTGTCAGTGTCATCCGGAGCTTTGGCAGGGCAAACCGTCTCCATGATGCTGTTGACATCTTCCGCAGAATCCCAAATTTTCGATGCACCCCGTCCGTGATCTCTTTGAATGCATTGCTCTCTGTTCTTTGTAAGAGCAAGGAAGGCCTTGTTCTGGTCGGAGATGTGTTGTTGAAGACTCCAGAGATGAACATTCGACTTGAGGAATCTACCTTTCGGATTCTGATAAAAGCTCTTTGCAGGAATGGGAAATTGAATTCTGCGATTGAGATTCTGAGAATGATGTCACTTCATGAATGCACCCCTGATGCTAAATTGTACTCACTAGTTCTTTGTTCACTTTGTAAACAAGCAGGTTCTGATCAGGTAGTAGAATTCTTGGAGGAAATGCGAAATGCTGGTTTTTTGCCGAATGCATTAGAGTATAATAGTGTCATCGACGTCCTAATCAGAGAAGGCAAAGCAAATGATGCTTATTCTTTTATAACTCTGATGAGATTGGAGGGGAAAAGACCTGACATCACCAGCTATAACAGTATTCTAGATGGATTCATCTTGGCAAATGATTTCCAGAAGGctgatgaattgtttgatgaaatgcTTTTAATAGGTCTCTTTCCCAATTCTGCCACTTACAATACCTATATAAATGGCCTATGTAAGCAAGACAATCTCGAACAATCTCGTCGAATGATTACCTGCATGGAGAGAGCAGGTTGCAAACCTGACATAGAGACCTTCAACGCATTGTTGGCTGGATATGCAAAAGTGGGTGACATGGCTAAAGCAAAGGAGCTTATGAATGAGGCTCTTGATAAGGGCCTCCAATGGAATTCACATAGTTATGAAATCCTGATTGATGGTTTCATAACCAAAGGTGAGAAGGAAGAAGCACGGCAGCTATTAATGGAGATGATAAGCAAGGGGTTTACTCCAGTGTCCTCGACTTCTAATGCTTTGACATGA